From the genome of Argentina anserina chromosome 4, drPotAnse1.1, whole genome shotgun sequence, one region includes:
- the LOC126790408 gene encoding calcium-binding protein CP1, with protein MCPTGRTLSSAPALTSSSSSTDLRPAFDVLDADRDGKISKDDLRAFYAGFSSSGADESLIRAMISAADSNSDGFVEYDEFERVLACQKNAAAGGVMEDVFKVMDRDGDGKLSHEDLKSYMSLAGFPASDDDIAAMIRLCGGDETQGVDYAGLLRILAVDRVC; from the coding sequence ATGTGTCCCACCGGCCGGACCCTATCGTCGGCGCCGGCCCTgacctcctcttcctcctccaccgatCTCCGCCCCGCGTTCGACGTCCTCGACGCTGACCGCGACGGCAAGATCAGCAAGGACGACCTCCGCGCCTTCTACGCCGGGTTCTCCTCCTCCGGCGCCGACGAGAGCCTCATCCGCGCCATGATATCCGCCGCCGACTCCAACTCCGACGGCTTCGTCGAGTACGACGAGTTCGAGCGCGTCCTCGCCTGTCAGAAGAACGCCGCAGCCGGCGGCGTCATGGAGGACGTGTTCAAGGTCATGGATCGCGACGGCGACGGGAAGCTCAGCCATGAGGATTTAAAGAGCTACATGAGCTTGGCCGGGTTTCCGGCCAGCGACGACGACATTGCGGCCATGATTAGATTGTGCGGCGGCGATGAAACTCAGGGCGTCGACTACGCCGGGTTGCTGAGGATCCTGGCCGTTGATCGAGTCTGCTAA
- the LOC126790393 gene encoding B3 domain-containing protein Os11g0197600-like has product MATRASTSLPFHGGVKEEEGPTFFKIIRPGFNMEHIRIPPAFRTHVSPELSERAILKLKNSSESSWTVRVTTSGRDIYLKDGWQEFLRDNSLGDSEFLVFRYVKSMCFIINVFDKDCVERVHFPKARTSQASTFQKKTKRPSGRSQTAAGNLPHNFAAEAARVLTFKAAQLPNSAAAAAFKSKFPYFMKVLGESRMVAIPTDFYRKMFCLGKFDEVFLVTSKGKFTVTLYPCSDTMMLSGGWVSFRDGNRLQVDDICIFELLNENTMRVHIFRN; this is encoded by the exons ATGGCGACAAGAGCATCCACATCCCTTCCGTTTCATGGTGGTGttaaggaggaggagggtccTACCTTCTTCAAGATCATTAGGCCTGGATTCAACATGGAGCATATA AGAATCCCACCTGCATTTCGTACGCATGTATCACCTGAACTCTCCGAGAGGGCTAtcttgaaattgaagaattCATCAGAATCTTCCTGGACTGTTAGAGTAACTACATCAGGAAGGGACATATATTTGAAGGATGGCTGGCAGGAGTTTTTAAGAGATAACTCCTTGGGTGATTCTGAGTTCTTAGTGTTTAGATATGTCAAAAGTATGTGTTTCATCATCAATGTTTTTGACAAGGATTGTGTTGAGAGAGTGCATTTCCCCAAAGCCAGAACGAGTCAAGCATCCACCTTCCAAAAGAAGACTAAAAGGCCTTCGGGAAGATCACAAACAG CTGCAGGTAATCTTCCACATAACTTCGCTGCAGAAGCTGCTAgggtgcttacattcaaag CAGCACAACTTCCAAATTCTGCAGCTGCTGCAGCTTTCAAATCCAAATTTCCTTACTTTATGAAAGTTCTTGGAGAATCGAGGATGGTG GCAATTCCCACAGACTTCTATAGGAAGATGTTTTGTTTAGGCAAATTTGATGAAGTATTCCTGGTGACTTCAAAGGGAAAATTCACAGTGACACTTTATCCTTGCTCTGATACAATGATGCTGTCTGGAGGGTGGGTTTCCTTTAGAGATGGGAACCGTCTCCAAGTTGATGACATTTGCATCTTTGAGCTTCTGAATGAGAACACCATGAGGGTTCACATTTTCCGAAACTGA